In the genome of Schistocerca piceifrons isolate TAMUIC-IGC-003096 chromosome X, iqSchPice1.1, whole genome shotgun sequence, one region contains:
- the LOC124722169 gene encoding uncharacterized protein LOC124722169 — protein MMLRRKNHNLGLSDTKWKGKNSKLLRGWYKLYWQRHNKEEKSGVVFVFHKDIDPVTHVSFVSERITRARVNLGKSSFTILQVYTPQQGCSEEEKTKFLEELEDQVREDNFMITGDLNAQIGMDRNGYEEVMGPFGYGKRNVEGEEILNLCIRNPLLL, from the coding sequence ATGATGTTGAGGAGAAAGAATCATAACCTTGGACTGAGTGACACCAAGTGGAAGGGGAAAAACTCCAAATTGCTGAGAGGTTGGTACAAATTGTACTGGCAGCGTCACAATAAAGAGGAGAAAAGTGGGGTGGTGTTTGTGTTTCACAAAGATATTGACCCAGTTACACATGTGAGCTTCGTAAGTGAAAGGATAACTAGAGCAAGGGTGAACTTGGGAAAGAGTAGTTTTACTATACTCCAAGTATACACACCTCAGCAAGGGTGCAGTGAGGAAGAGAAAACAAAATTCCTTGAAGAACTGGAAGACCAAGTAAGAGAGGATAACTTTATGATAACTGGGGATCTGAATGCTCAGATCGGCATGGACAGAAATGGATATGAAGAGGTGATGGGCCCTTTTGGATACGGAAAACGAAATGTTGAGGGtgaagaaattctaaatctgtgcATAAGGAATCCTCTTTTACTGTAG